In one Drosophila pseudoobscura strain MV-25-SWS-2005 chromosome X, UCI_Dpse_MV25, whole genome shotgun sequence genomic region, the following are encoded:
- the LOC6902049 gene encoding dnaJ homolog subfamily C member 7-like: MDANTLAEIKSTLGESQCRANNYEAALRSYSEAIDLWPDSAAYYNNRAGCYYELLDPISALADVRHALRIDPGFDKAYVNVAKCCRVLGDLFGMESAVQKVFEADRNSTAVNEEQMALREIRRLEPFIKSTYDRMFFGATRVYLDYVLMMAPATVRYRILKAECLAYLNRCHDALEIAADVIRQYPTSADAIFVRGLCLFYTDNVEKCIPHFEHALLLDPEHEKSKQMRIKAKKVKAMREEANRLFKMYRYREAYLVFTDALAIDVNNTVINSKLQYNRALVNTRLGFLVHAVEDCNNVLLLNGPCLKALVLRGQCLLKLGIFEEAVADFEVALTLESSEEIKKLWRDAKQGLQRLGCYGILGVGSNASDDDIRRAFYQKARLHHPDKHASDSNEKQEEERHKFLEVVGAYEMLSNRRKCSRDEIGQEMKASPDVEEMFRSFFWNESIPLNSGR; this comes from the coding sequence ATGGATGCGAACACCCTGGCGGAAATTAAGTCGACCCTGGGCGAAAGCCAGTGCAGAGCAAACAACTACGAGGCGGCGCTAAGGTCGTACTCGGAGGCCATCGATCTGTGGCCGGACTCGGCGGCCTATTACAACAATCGCGCAGGTTGCTACTATGAGCTCCTTGACCCCATCAGTGCCCTGGCGGATGTCCGTCACGCCCTTCGCATAGATCCTGGCTTCGATAAGGCCTACGTAAACGTGGCCAAGTGCTGTCGAGTACTGGGCGACCTGTTCGGCATGGAGAGTGCCGTACAGAAGGTGTTTGAGGCGGATCGTAACAGCACAGCGGTCAACGAAGAGCAGATGGCTTTGCGAGAGATCCGCCGATTGGAGCCCTTTATTAAGAGCACTTACGACCGAATGTTCTTTGGTGCCACGAGGGTCTACCTGGATTACGTTTTAATGATGGCCCCAGCAACAGTTCGGTATCGTATCCTGAAAGCCGAATGTCTGGCTTATCTGAATCGGTGTCATGATGCCCTGGAGATTGCCGCGGACGTGATCAGGCAATATCCCACCTCAGCGGACGCAATCTTTGTGCGCGGCCTGTGTCTCTTTTACACGGACAATGTGGAGAAATGCATCCCGCACTTCGAGCACGCCTTGTTGCTGGATCCCGAACACGAAAAATCCAAGCAGATGCGCATCAAGGCCAAAAAAGTCAAGGCGATGAGAGAGGAAGCCAATAGGCTGTTCAAGATGTACCGGTATCGGGAGGCGTATCTCGTCTTCACGGATGCCCTTGCGATAGATGTCAACAACACGGTCATCAACTCGAAGCTACAGTACAACCGGGCACTGGTGAATACTCGGCTTGGTTTTCTTGTGCATGCCGTGGAGGATTGCAATAATGTGCTGTTGCTGAATGGCCCGTGTCTGAAGGCTCTGGTGCTGCGCGGGCAGTGCCTCCTTAAACTAGGGATATTCGAGGAGGCAGTCGCCGACTTTGAGGTGGCCCTGACGCTGGAGAGCAGCGAAGAAATTAAAAAGTTATGGCGTGACGCCAAGCAGGGCCTGCAGCGACTGGGCTGCTACGGGATCCTGGGTGTTGGAAGCAATGCATCCGACGATGACATACGGAGGGCATTCTACCAGAAGGCAAGGCTCCATCATCCAGACAAGCATGCGAGTGACAGTAACgagaagcaggaggaggagaggcaTAAGTTCTTGGAGGTAGTCGGGGCATATGAGATGCTATCCAATAGGAGAAAGTGCTCACGAGACGAGATCGGCCAGGAGATGAAAGCCAGTCCTGACGTAGAGGAAATGTttcgctcttttttttggaacGAAAGTATTCCTCTAAACTCGGGTCGCTAA